Proteins from one Podospora pseudocomata strain CBS 415.72m chromosome 4, whole genome shotgun sequence genomic window:
- the pks1 gene encoding polyketide beta-ketoacyl-synthase (SMCOG1022:Beta-ketoacyl synthase; EggNog:ENOG503NWH8; COG:I; antiSMASH:Cluster_2), translating into MADVLLFPGQGSTSHFSDHETIHQILDQLGQEQAVFDGFVQSCKDHFQEEYNALSPEDQSSIGNPQDITDFVQDSKTFLTPPPALQSHPIFETTTLFIRQVLELMLYQSRSDGSDQPVETAGVCTGVLPAALAASYPSYLSPQFVRAAAQSYRLAFWIGLRVSQFCSKAAADTWRDLPWALSIFGLPVDQVERILTQYIDEMSTTPTPRISAVFAADNISLSGSGPSLSQFKTIAASQHPSAHFRSPHVHGYYHGGAESVCLVNQVLQDVQTREITFPTWQCLQIPLRSVATGQLLDPIAAAASGSSLLEVVLHSVFVETVGWLYTIGSLTQSLREGLDKDPDTQYRVIGMGPNASSLVRDLRTSMLTSKVSIIESFGDFALNSPPESYAIVGLSVNYPKGNGLDEFWETLVRGESTLSTIPDNRFDITSYGNKDDGKGKPKPTPNHGNFLDDAFKFDAAYFNISPREAKCMDPQQRLLLHVAAGALEDAGYSPNSTPTFIKDKFGVFVGVATGDYVDNLREDIDVYYSPGTLRAFLSGRISYALGLKGPSIVFDTACSSSTVALHHACQSLKSGECTVALAGGINVMSSPYMHLGLSRAHFLSPTGQCKPFDVSADGYCRAEGAGLVVVKKLSDAIREGDHIHGVIRGMGLNQCGTAKSITHPDAATQAELFNEVLSRNHIDPDSISLVETHGTGTQAGDFAEITSLQSTFGMRAPDNPLYISSVKGNIGHAEAASGLAGLTKLLLAMREKKLPPQASFKTLNPRLKSIREHNIVIPTVLTDWTTRDKTPRRALLNNFGAAGSNAVLVLEEYTGNTQKPVKAGRNKAEKVSRSSHILNISAKTPAALEHLREEYISYIKTYPNVKIEDLCYTATARKRNEGYAHRISVLGSNVQQLESQLRQEAVTQVANLKVAGHRKTLFVFSGQGGIYAGMGGELLLTSPRFRSAVERCDGILTANGFPAVSSYLLDSESWRAEPKPVVEQSACFVIEYALAQMFIHWGLKPDAVVGHSIGEYAALVTAGALTLEDGLLFVAKRASLMTAKCPAASSGMMACALPAREIEFLLSQHGFPALSVACENSPKDSVVAGSLDELTRFGELARANKIKNKLLEVAYGFHSPAMDPILEEIEAHAATLRPCLRAEGAVDVGLSTYGRLLEAGEQITSAYFAKQTRGTVQFSQVAQKLATKLNGNNVTVLEAGSSPITLPMVKAAFDPSTSLLLPSLRPKDKPWVALCTMLRTLFLHGVPVKWREVYDTSSRMLYPFPQYPLYGAEFLIPFRELKNEVELEGSLPASPEPLFEFLTSRGSSPPDKPEVTSFSTPVKQLAPFIKAHAVGNTPLCPASVFMEYALEGAVVTDDSLAKATIAMEDITFDKPLVYDDNSPPSDLQLQLDRSQQEGQIFSFMSGANHVHCSGTLRQASTKFVSTIFSRKEAFVRRQKMTSFEFGGRENANSFSSRTIYELIFPRVVAYSEPFLTLDRLTVSSTGLEGFGQFRVSGLSLQGSFVCAPAFIDTMLHAAGFIANIKVNDQTACICTKVDLAILPEDSNDVYERDLDIYCSLVDLDDAIVADAYVMTEDGKVVSCVEGMSFRKINKAGFKASLARAAGKSVPATSKRVAAPVPAKRAPGQKQEHAARVEQTQQSPDIEQTVMAMIKEVCGAGDDTRMSTTLSEMGVDSLLFIELADAIRRQLPSLQISTHELEACNAVGDLMNVIKKASASGITTTHSSPSVSEDGRATFSDASTSSISTPVTPPDGEETSIKDLLEDICGLDIAGVDKTAPLSTLGIDSLLSIELQEELQSRLGLTIDNGHEGISELRVVDLEVLYAKKLASHRSQGQLQGLGIRHTTGTTPPPHASQRGLESANDSDFPTQLQTQQSDSPKAPLYLFHDGSGLSSMYRHLDSLNRNIYGIYSIDGSYPAEKQAKTIQELATLYIDKAKLSRQPEILLGGWSFGGVLAFEVSRQLRAHHPNVTVKGVILIDSPLPINHDPLPQQVIWHVVGSKGRDSPLRKQIQAQFSRHAGMLERYSRQQLEDIKGGGVPCAMLFCTKTMNTERACGVTYPWLSDGEYRSKAVERWETVVGRRLLALDLDCNHFEVFEDGNIAEVSEKLGGACALLEGRS; encoded by the exons ATGGCCGACGTACTGCTCTTCCCCGGCCAGGGATCGACCTCACACTTTTCAGACCACGAGACTATCCATCAAATCCTGGACCAGCTTGGACAAGAGCAAGCCGTCTTTGATGGTTTTGTCCAAAGTTGCAAAGATCACTTCCAAGAGGAATACAACGCCCTTTCTCCAGAAGATCAATCATCAATTGGGAATCCTCAGGATATCACTGATTTTGTCCAAGACAGCAAAACATTtctcacaccaccaccagccctgCAGTCTCACCCTATCTTTGAGACAACCACATTGTTCATTAGACAGGTCTTGGAACTGATGTTATACCAGTCCCGAAGTGACGGGTCAGATCAGCCAGTTGAAACAGCAGGCGTCTGCACAGGTGTCTTACCCGCTGCCCTTGCTGCATCTTACCCATCCTACCTGTCCCCGCAGTTCGTCCGGGCAGCCGCCCAGTCTTATCGACTTGCCTTTTGGATCGGTCTTAGAGTGTCTCAATTTTGCAGCAAAGCAGCTGCTGATACATGGCGCGATCTTCCATGGGCATTAAGTATTTTCGGCTTGCCTGTTGACCAGGTAGAGAGGATACTCACCCAATACATTGACGAGATG AGCACTACCCCGACTCCTCGGATCTCTGCAGTCTTTGCTGCCGACAACATTTCCCTCTCTGGTAGCGGCCCTTCGCTATCACAGTTCAAGACCATTGCAGCCTCACAGCATCCCTCAGCACATTTCCGATCACCTCACGTGCATGGTTACTACCACGGTGGCGCTGAGAGCGTTTGTCTGGTGAACCAAGTACTCCAGGACGTCCAAACAAGAGAGATTACCTTCCCTACCTGGCAATGCCTTCAAATTCCCCTTCGGTCCGTCGCTACCGGACAGTTACTTGATCCTATTGCCGCGGCCGCCAGCGGCTCCTCTCTTCTCGAAGTTGTCCTCCATAGCGTCTTTGTCGAAACTGTCGGATGGCTATACACAATCGGCTCTTTGACCCAATCACTCAGAGAAGGACTGGACAAGGATCCAGACACTCAATACAGGGTCATCGGCATGGGTCCTAACGCCAGCTCCTTGGTGAGAGACTTGAGAACGAGCATGCTAACTTCAAAAGTAAGCATCATCGAATCTTTTGGAGACTTTGCACTCAACAGCCCCCCCGAATCGTATGCCATTGTTGGGTTGTCTGTCAACTACCCAAAGGGAAATGGCCTGGATGAATTTTGGGAGACCCTGGTGAGAGGAGAATCCACTCTGTCTACT ATTCCTGACAATCGTTTCGACATCACCAGCTATGGAAATAAGGATGACGGCAAAGGGAAGCCAAAACCTACACCCAACCATGGAAACTTTTTGGATGACGCATTCAAGTTTGACGCCGCCTACTTCAACATCTCACCAAGGGAGGCAAAGTGCATGGACCCCCAAcagcgccttcttcttcatgtTGCAGCAGGAGCTTTGGAAGATGCTGGCTACAGCCCCAACTCCACACCGACCTTCATCAAGGACAagtttggtgtttttgttggtgtGGCTACAGGAGACTATGTTGACAATCTGAGGGAAGACATCGATGTTTACTACAGTCCTGGAACGCTCCGCGCCTTCCTAAGCGGCCGCATTTCTTATGCGCTAGGCCTCAAGGGACCATCGATAGTGTTCGACACGGCTTGCTCTTCATCCACGGTCGCACTGCACCACGCGTGCCAGTCTCTCAAGTCAGGGGAGTGCACGGTTGCCCTGGCGGGAGGCATAAATGTAATGTCGAGTCCCTACATGCACTTGGGGTTGTCTCGTGCACACTTCCTGTCACCCACGGGTCAGTGCAAGCCTTTCGATGTTTCGGCGGATGGATACTGCCGAGCAGAAGGAGCTGGCCTAGTCGTCGTCAAGAAACTCTCGGATGCTATTCGTGAAGGGGACCACATCCACGGCGTTATTCGTGGAATGGGTCTCAACCAGTGCGGCACTGCCAAATCCATCACCCATCCAGACGCTGCTACTCAGGCCGAGCTGTTCAACGAAGTCCTCTCTCGCAACCACATCGACCCAGACAGCATCTCACTGGTAGAGACTCACGGCACCGGAACACAAGCAGGGGACTTTGCCGAGATTACGAGTCTACAGTCCACCTTTGGCATGAGAGCTCCTGATAACCCCCTGTACATCTCGAGTGTGAAGGGAAATATTGGTCATGCGGAAGCGGCATCAGGACTTGCTGGTCTGACCAAGTTGCTGCTTGccatgagggagaagaagctgccaCCACAAGCATCTTTCAAGACACTCAACCCTCGGCTCAAGAGCATCCGGGAGCACAACATTGTCATCCCCACCGTTCTGACCGATTGGACCACGAGAGACAAGACCCCAAGACGGGCACTCCTCAACAACTTTGGTGCTGCAGGCTCCAATGCCGTGCTGGTACTTGAGGAATACACCGGCAACACCCAGAAGCCGGTGAAGGCTGGTCGGAATAAAGCCGAGAAGGTGTCTAGATCGTCTCATATCCTCAACATCTCGGCCAAAACTCCGGCTGCACTGGAACATCTCAGAGAAGAGTACATCAGCTACATCAAGACATACCCCAATGTCAAGATAGAGGACCTGTGCTACACAGCCACCGCACGGAAGAGAAATGAAGGATACGCCCACAGAATCTCCGTCCTTGGCTCCAACGTGCAGCAGCTCGAGTCGCAGCTGAGACAGGAAGCGGTCACCCAGGTCGCCAATCTCAAGGTTGCCGGTCACCGAAAGacgttgtttgtgttttCTGGTCAGGGTGGCATCTACGCCGGCATGGGTGGTGAGCTTCTGCTGACTTCGCCACGATTCCGATCTGCAGTGGAGAGATGTGATGGAATTCTTACCGCAAATGGTTTCCCTGCTGTCTCGTCGTACCTCTTGGACTCGGAGAGCTGGAGAGCAGAACCCAAACCTGTGGTGGAACAAAGCGCCTGTTTTGTTATCGAGTACGCGCTGGCTCAGATGTTCATTCACTGGGGCCTCAAGCCTGATGCTGTCGTTGGGCACAGTATCGGAGAATACGCTGCTCTCGTGACAGCGGGCGCCCTGACTCTGGAGGATGGCCTTTTGTTTGTTGCCAAGCGCGCCAGTTTGATGACAGCCAAATGCCCAGCTGCTTCGTCCGGGATGATGGCCTGCGCATTGCCGGCGCGTGAGATAGAGTTTCTCCTCTCACAACACGGGTTTCCAGCTCTTAGTGTCGCCTGCGAGAACAGCCCAAAAGATTCTGTGGTTGCTGGGTCTCTCGATGAACTCACCAGATTCGGTGAGCTTGCAAGGGCCAACAAAATCAAGAATAAGTTGCTCGAGGTGGCCTACGGCTTTCATTCTCCTGCCATGGACCCCAttttggaggagattgaagcACATGCCGCGACTCTACGCCCCTGTCTGAGAGCAGAAGGTGCCGTCGACGTTGGCTTGAGCACTTATGGCAGACTCTTGGAGGCAGGGGAGCAGATCACATCTGCTTATTTTGCCAAGCAGACCAGGGGTACAGTGCAGTTCTCTCAGGTCGCACAGAAACTGGCGACAAAGCTGAATGGTAACAACGTGACGGTCCTTGAAGCCGGGTCATCTCCCATCACGCTCCCCATGGTGAAGGCAGCCTTCGACCCAAGCACgtcccttctccttccttctCTGCGTCCAAAGGATAAGCCATGGGTGGCACTGTGCACCATGTTGCGAACGCTCTTTCTCCACGGTGTGCCTGTTAAATGGAGAGAGGTATACGACACTTCTAGCAGGATGCTGTACCCCTTCCCACAGTATCCGCTCTATGGCGCCGAGTTTCTCATTCCGTTTCGAGAGCTTAAGAATGAAGTCGAGCTGGAGGGCTCTCTCCCGGCTTCACCAGAGCCCTTGTTCGAGTTTCTCACTTCTAGGGGGTCATCGCCCCCAGACAAGCCAGAAGTCACGTCGTTTTCAACGCCAGTCAAGCAGTTGGCGCCATTCATCAAGGCCCACGCAGTAGGAAACACTCCTTTGTGTCCCGCCTCGGTCTTCATGGAGTATGCGCTAGAGGGTGCTGTGGTGACGGACGATTCCCTTGCCAAAGCAACCATAGCTATGGAGGATATCACTTTCGACAAGCCTCTTGTATACGACGACAACTCGCCACCTTCGGACCTGCAGCTGCAGCTAGATCGCTCTCAGCAAGAGGGACAGATTTTCAGTTTCATGAGCGGAGCAAACCATGTTCACTGCTCTGGCACCCTTCGGCAAGCTTCGACCAAGTTTGTTTCGACCATCTTCTCACGCAAGGAAGCTTTTGTGAGACGTCAGAAAATGACTTCGTTCGAGTTTGGCGGCCGAGAGAATGCTAACTCCTTTTCCTCGCGTACCATCTACGAGCTCATCTTCCCGCGTGTCGTCGCCTATTCAGAGCCTTTCCTCACTTTGGACCGCCTTACGGTGAGCTCTACGGGTTTGGAAGGCTTTGGGCAGTTCCGCGTGAGTGGCCTATCACTCCAGGGCAGCTTTGTCTGTGCGCCCGCCTTCATCGATACCATGCTCCACGCCGCTGGGTTTATCGCCAACATCAAGGTCAATGACCAAACGGCATGCATCTGCACAAAGGTTGACCTGGCCATCTTACCAGAAGACAGCAACGATGTGTACGAGCGGGACCTGGACATTTACTGCAGTCTTGTGGACTTGGATGATGCCATTGTGGCAGATGCCTACGTGATGACAGAAGATGGCAAGGTGGTGAGTTGCGTGGAGGGCATGTCGTTCCGAAAGATCAACAAGGCTGGCTTCAAAGCAAGCCTGGCGAGGGCGGCAGGCAAGTCTGTTCCTGCAACGTCCAAGCGGGTAGCTGCTCCAGTTCCGGCCAAGAGAGCTCCTGGTCAGAAGCAGGAGCATGCTGCACGAGTTGAGCAGACACAGCAGTCGCCCGACATTGAACAGACCGTTATGGCAATGATCAAAGAAGTCTGTGGGGCTGGCGATGACACCCGGATGAGTACTACTCTTTCGGAGATGGGCGTTGACAGTCTCCTGTTCATCGAGCTGGCCGACGCCATCAGGCGTCAGCTTCCCTCTCTCCAAATCTCAACACATGAACTCGAGGCTTGCAATGCAGTCGGAGATCTGATGAacgtcatcaagaaggcttCTGCCTCCGGTATCACGACGACGcactcctcgccctccgTGTCCGAAGATGGCAGGGCGACCTTCTCTGACGCCTCCACGAGTTCCATCTCTACGCCTGTCACACCTCCTGATGGCGAAGAGACCAGCATCAAAGATCTCTTGGAAGATATCTGCGGACTGGATATCGCGGGAGTGGACAAGACAGCCCCACTGTCTACTCTCGGGATTGACTCGTTGCTCTCTATTGAACTGCAAGAGGAACTGCAATCCCGTCTTGGTCTTACCATCGACAACGGCCATGAAGGCATATCCGAGCTGAGAGTTGTCGACTTGGAGGTGCTGTATGCCAAGAAGCTTGCATCTCATCGTAGCCAGGGGCAGCTTCAGGGATTGGGTATCCGGCACACCACCGGgaccaccccacccccccatgCTTCCCAACGTGGTTTGGAGTCGGCCAATGACAGTGACTTCCCCACTCAACTGCAGACACAACAGTCGGATTCTCCCAAAGCCCCGTTGTACCTGTTCCATGATGGCAGCGGGTTGAGTAGCATGTACCGCCACCTCGACAGTCTGAACCGCAACATCTACGGGATTTACAGTATCGACGGCTCATATCCTGCAGAGAAACAGGCAAAGACAATACAAGAGCTCGCAACGCTCTACATAGACAAGGCAAAGCTGTCAAGGCAGCCCGAGATCCTCCTCGGTG GCTGGTCCTTTGGCGGTGTGCTCGCCTTC